Part of the Paenibacillus aurantius genome, TCGCCGCACAGCCGATAGCCCGGCTTATCACGGAAGGAGCGTTACGCATGGCCAAAGGAACCCGCTGGCCCTCGGAGCGGAAATCGGCAATTGACCGGTTTACCGGCCTGGAGGTAGTCCAGCTGACGGATTATAAAGCGCACAGCCATCATTTGTATTTTACCGAAAGCGGCTGGTACGACGGGGAGCGCCGGCTGCTGTTCGTATCGGACCGGGGAAACAGCACGAACCTGTACAGCCTGGAAGTGGAAAGCGGGGAAATCACGCAGCTCACCGAGTTTGAGAACAACGACCAGCTGGACGCCTGCCTGCTCCCGGACGGCAGCGCCGCCATAGTCAAGCTCGGGCGGAGGCTTCTCCGTCTCGACCTGGGGAGCTTGGCGGAGACGTTCCTTTACGAAGCCCCCGAGGGGTACCACCTCGGCAACATCAGCGGGGGAGCGGACGGGGAGACCGTCTGGACCTGCGTTCAGGAGGACTTGTCCCACCGCATCCGTCTCGATCTCGGGAACGGATATGTCGGGCACCGGGAGCTTATGGAGGCGGCGCCTCACAGCATGATCGTGCGCGTCGATGCCGCTTCCGGCGGTGCCGCTAAGGTTTATGAAGCGAACAAGTTCATTACCCATATCAACTCTTCCCCAAAGCTGCCCTGGCTGCTTACGTTCTGCCATGAAGGCCCTTGGCATTTGGTGGATCACCGGATATGGGGACTCGATGCGCGAACCGGAGAGGCCTGGAGGATCCGCGAGCGGCTGGAGCCCGGAGAGAAGGTGGGCCATGAGTTCTTCTTCCCGGACGGGGAGACCATCGGTTACCACGGCTTCCGCGCCGATGGGACCAACTTCTTCGGAAGCATCCGGCACGACAATACGGGGATGGAAGAAAAGGAATTCGGCTTCGACACGTGGCACGGGTATGCGGACGGACTGGGCCAGGCCATCGTGGACGGCAAAGGCGCCGTGAAGACGCTCAGCCTGTGGCGCAAGAACGACGACGGCGTCTACGAAGGGCCG contains:
- a CDS encoding oligogalacturonate lyase family protein gives rise to the protein MAKGTRWPSERKSAIDRFTGLEVVQLTDYKAHSHHLYFTESGWYDGERRLLFVSDRGNSTNLYSLEVESGEITQLTEFENNDQLDACLLPDGSAAIVKLGRRLLRLDLGSLAETFLYEAPEGYHLGNISGGADGETVWTCVQEDLSHRIRLDLGNGYVGHRELMEAAPHSMIVRVDAASGGAAKVYEANKFITHINSSPKLPWLLTFCHEGPWHLVDHRIWGLDARTGEAWRIRERLEPGEKVGHEFFFPDGETIGYHGFRADGTNFFGSIRHDNTGMEEKEFGFDTWHGYADGLGQAIVDGKGAVKTLSLWRKNDDGVYEGPRMLCELRCSFHSQKVHAHPRFDASGGRVLFTSDKNGYGNLYLVKVPEDFTSLPLFTP